The Pyrus communis chromosome 5, drPyrComm1.1, whole genome shotgun sequence region ACTAGAGAGGGTATTTCTCTAGGGTGAAAGTGATCTACATGGGTTTTACAGAGGGCGTACAAGGGGTGTATCCTATTGGATATGGGCTTTGGTGTTAAACTCTTGAGCGGTTTTACTTTTACGGTTTGAACTGTTTTACTTTTATGGTTGTATTTTCCCTCTGGTTATAGTGAAGATGGAAACACTCTCCATGGACGTAGGCGGTTTTTGCCGACCACAAAAATCTTGGTGCTCTTTCTTGCTGCATTTTACTCATTTGTCATCTTGGTTCCATTTTATTTCTTCCATCGGGTTTGCCTGCTACAATGATGGGGATTAATTTTCCAACAGACCCCACTTGATTTGAAATGCTTGATACTAATTTCTGAATATTTGCATGTTGGATTGCATGCTACTGTCTTGGCTGTGTAGAAAAAAGTAACGTAGTAACATTACTTGCTGTTGCTAATTCTCTAAGCTTCAAGTCTATCCATCACATTATTATCTACCGTTACAATGCAAGGAATATAAAAATTAGTGGGTGAAGACTTTAAAATGGGTGGTGGTTTATCCAGTTATTTTTCCTATGTAAAAGAACTAGACTGTCTTCCTTTTGGGGCCATGaaccagaaagaaaaaaaaaaaccgttagTGTTCTCATATTTCGAAGATAACGGGTTTATAATATTCAACTTGGTTGGTGgataatagaattttttttacgTCATTTTATTGGTTTTTTGTTGAGCTTTCATTCTAATTTTTGCTAACCTCGTcccgtcttttttttttccccagtGGACTCCTACAGGAAGGCGTCTTATTACTGGCTCTCAAAGTGGGGAATTCACTCTTTGGAATGGACAGTCatttaattttgaaatgattcttCAGGTTAAATTCTTGAGGTTAATAGATGAATTATTGAGGATTATAAGGGAGTGGGAGTATAGAGGAACTATGGGGTAAAGTAAGATACTGGGCAGCCCTCTGGGCATCAGTTCGAATGAGTTCAGGGATTATTCTCTTTCTTATATAATGATGAATGTGTTAGCAGccgtaaaaaaaatttggttcaGCTTTAGTTGCTTTTAAAGTAGTCCTACTTGAGAGGTCATAACTAGTTTTGCTAgttggtggatttcttatcccCTTGTTGTAATTCCTTCTATTGTTTTAGTACAATTCTATCATTTcttctagaaaaagaaaaagaaataagaaaatattagatgtcaatttcttttaattgcTGTCCAATGGATGGCAGAATGAGAgctgatttattttttttcgatCTTTAGGCTCATGATCAAGCAATCAGGTCTATGGTATGGAGTCATAATGACAATTGGATGGTATCTGGTGATGATGGCGGTGCAATAAAGTAATTACagattagattttaatttttaataagttccattaaatgaaaattatgaTAGTTTAATGTGATAGTTTAATGTGTTCATGAATATGGCTGTACTCTTTAGGTACTGGCAGAACAACATGAATAATGTAAAGGCCAATAAATCTGCTCATAAAGAATCTGTTCGTGACTTAAGGTAAATTCTCACGTATgtgtaatattattcattctGCTCGAGACATGTGTTAACTGGGCTGGTTTAACAGCTTCTGCAAGACTGACTTGAAGTTCTGTTCCTGCTCTGATGATAATACTGTTAAAGTTTGGGACTTTGCACGGTGCCAAGAAGAGCGCACATTGACTGGTAAAGTGCTTTGACTACACAATGGATATAGACTGAGCTTGTTGATCATGGTTTGCTAGTTCAATCCAAGTACTTCTGTATGAGGTCATTGATATGTTGTTATCTGCACAATAAAAGACATGCAAACCCTTCATCCAAAGCTCTAAATACATAGACATCCATTTTTTATGTGAATTCttcttaatttaatattttctatctttatttattattttatatacgTTTCCCATTCTGATTAGTAAAGGAAAACCTTAGGATCTAGATGTCCTTTTCAACCTACAGCTTTATCATAATTGGTAGCCCTGGTTGTCTGCCAGAAATTTTCTGGTTTTGACAGTGGATTGGAATGTTGTGATAGAAATATACTCTACATCGAATTGTTAGATTGTTTCTGGCGATTTCTTGTTTTCCGGATTACGTATTTTGACACCCAGTAAACTGACGTTTGCTAGGACCTGtctatttatttacattttgttttgttgataaGTGGGAGTTGCTATATGTTTAAATAATTTTGGTTAGTATGATTTGAGTTGAGATACATCATATCAACCAAGTTAAACATATAGTATGGCTGGTTGAAAATCACAAGTTCGTGAAATGAAGAGTGCATTCCTCAAATGTTTGTGAATGGAGAGCATGCTTACCTATTTCAGTATGTGTTTTGAGTAATAAAGCTTCTAAGTGGGATCTTGCATTGCAGGATCCCTAGCTGTTTGAACGGCCAATATGGCTgtttccctccctccctcttaaACATCAGGAAGTATTACTAGGGTGTAAAGTTGGGTTAGCTAGACATAAGGGGTTTTGACTAAAATTTAACTTCGAATGACACAAAATCTTGTTTAAGAAGCGATCCCCAGTCTGTAAGTTTAGGACTGCTTTGATTAGTTTCATCTAAATGCATAAAGCATGTCGCGTTCTCAGTACCCGGGATACATTGTTGATCTATTATTAGAATACTTTATTGGGTTCAAAGCAGAAAATCTGAGAACAGATTATCTTAGATTCATAACTGCATTGAGTTTGCTTCTTCATAAAGTTGTTGACGTCTTGGGATTTGCGTGCTTAAGAAGTGCATGGAGTAACCTTAGAATTTCTCTATGTGGTTTGAACTCAGGCAGGCCATGGTTGGGATGTGAAGAGTGTTGACTGGCACCCTACTAAATCTCTGCTAGTTTCAGGtatttgcaaaaattctctTCCGACCTTTTTGTAAGTCAGTGTTTGATTACTTAAATATGGTTGGGTTATACTGTAGGTGGGAAAGACAATCTTGTTAAACTTTGGGATGCTAAGTCAGGACGAGAACTCTGTTCATTGTAAGTACTAAGTAGAGAAATATTGCAGTTAAACCTGtgaattatttattatttaaatttcttttaaaatgttATGCATGTCTTTGCAGTCATGGCCATAAAAATATGGTGCTCTCCGTTAAATGGAACCAAAATGGTAACTGGGTTCTAACTGCTTCGAAGGATCAAATCATCAAGGTTGGTggccaattttatttttcttctgcaCTGTCACATAAATTGATAATGGAtctttttgttctttgaaaATTTATAATTTCCTTTTATGGCTGATGATATTGCTGCACTCCATGCTCTCAGGTTTATGACATAAGGGCCATGAAGGAACTTGCATCCTTCCGCGGGCATCGAAAGGACGTGACTGGTCAGTGAAGTTTCTTCTCATATCACCTTAGCGTTTTAtcttttcatttataagtgttTCGATGGTTCCTGAATATCTTGGTGTTTCAAGTTATCTTTTTTAGTTATCCTGATCAATCCATCTTAATATTCTTATCTttgtatacattttttttttcttgttaggAAACACATGACATTAAAGATAAAGAAGtagttttcacaaaaaatagagagagaaacatTTGAAAACAGTGGAAGAGATGTTCAGGCCCAAATGTTAGGAATTTGAACCTGGGAAGTTTCATCCAATGTTATCGTTTATAGGTTACCTCCATTTCGTCCATCAACCTCTTATAATccattttctcaaaattttgcATTATTGGTCCCAAGTATCCCATTTTGTTCATCCCCTTTGAATGCTTGTATTATTTGTAATTCTGTTATAAGTACCGTTTGTCATTATTGTTGACTTGTATTAAATGTCTCATGGATGAGCTTCATAGTGATTTAGCTATTGTCGGTTGCAACTTACATGTCTGGATAACTTCCTCCATTTCCCTTGCATCTTTATAATGCTCATGCCTTGTCGATGGAGGGTCAAAGCTATTGTGTTCAATATATTAATTAACGTTTATGGTTATCATTCTTTGAAATTTTGTCAGCTCTGGCTTGGCATCCGTTTCATGAAGAATATTTTGTCAGTGGGAGTTCTGATGGATCCATTTACCATTGGCTTGTTGGGTAAATTATATGCTCAATTCTAGTACCTTCTGTGATCTTTTCAGTTTCATTTATAATTTACTTTTAATCCATGCATCATGATTCACgtatttattttctaaaccTCTTAATTTTATCTACTTGTCTTTGTTGCAACACGTATGTATTTTCTAGaaggaaatgaatgatttggaAAGTAACGAAACCCAACTTTTAACTCTATAAGATTATGAGCAACCATTTGAACCAAATTAGTCATATATATGGAAACTGTAATCTGTTTTTCAAGAAGCCTATATGTAACTGATCCATCTTGAGGGGAGAGCAGACAGTATCATTGTTTCTTGGAACTTAAGTATCACAGAAAGTGCTGGAAGTAATTAAGTGAAGGAAAATATTAGTAAAATATTTTATGAGTTAATAATAGTGAAATATAAATTGCTTTATTGCAGAGCCGTATTACATTCCATGTCCTTTTAGATGACTGGAGAAAATGACGATATCTTCAAGTTTTCAGTATGAATTACTATTATTATGTTCATATGGATCTTTGTTATAACTTGGAAGTTTCTGAAAGTTAAACTATCCTGATGCACAGGCATGAAACTCCCCAGGTTGAAATTCTTAATGCACATGATCATAGTGTGTGGGATCTCGCTTGGCATCCTATTGGTTATCTTCTCTGCAGGTATGTGTTACTTGTGTTCTTAACATGTTTTCCGTTCTTTAATTATTAAGATCTACCCCCTTTCAAAACTTTATGTTATAGATGTGAATTGTGAAAATTGCCAAAACCGGAATGCTCCCAAAACCAATTCACTTTACAAATTAAGgttttttacttataaatgaTCTTCTAAGGTGGCCTACCTTTGATTTTCTATTGGTGAATACTGATGCCTCAAAAGCTATCTCATTACAGCATTCAATTTTTGACATAGCTCTTTGTTCTAGGATTTAGTGGTAATCCAAAGATGTtcaggtgattttttttttcttttctctttttctgtGTTAATGAATCTTAAGGGAACTAACCATATAGGAAACTGCTGAAGAGCAGAAACTTTATTGGGTTTGTTCTTAATCACTTTGCTGGCTGTGAGGTTgctgttttgaatttttaaatgaAAGTGGAGCATAACACATCATAACGTGAGTTTGCTATTTGACAGTAATGCAATTCCGTACAAAAATTGCTTGATGTTTAGATCAATGGGAACCACCTATTTTGAAACCTTGTGATTTGTCAGAGGAGGCATGTTTCTGGTATAAGAACATTCTTTGTGCCCTGAGTTGTTTTGCTTAACTTATGGATTGGCTCTTATTTGTTTAGCATAAGTTGTGTATTTGTCGACCTTTACCAAAGTCTGAATTCTGTAGTGATTGGGCTTTGTTTAGATGTGTCTAATATTTGGTCAAGGACCAATAAGCATATGGATCTTGATGTTTTGGATTTGTGAAATGGAATAATATTGACGTACTTTCAACAAGCTAGTATCACAATTATCTGAATTACTATTTTGGATTGGGAGTGGCTTCATTTACTTGTATTGTTCTTCTGCAGTGGTAGCAATGACCACACTACGAAGTTTTGGTGCAGAAATAGGCCAGGAGACACTGGTCGGGATAAATTTAACCCCGGCCAAAATCAAGGTAGTACTTTGCATGCCTACCCCAAAATCAAAATGGGAAACTATATAGCGTTATCTTATCAAATAGAAGTCATATTTTAAGAATTTTAAGTTTGACTTGTGCAATACCAAGCTTGATTCAACATTTCCCTTTGAGGGTATTTTATTAtcacttaaaaaaataactaatgTTGTCAGCATATtaggatgttttttttttttttttttttttttttcaagtttgggTGTGTCATGCTCTTAACACTCTATATGCTACGTACACAGGGTGATATTATAGAGAAAAATGCACATATAAGTGCGTGCACGCACAAAAATTCACCCGCCCACACCCTGCATATGAATTTGTAGTTTAAGGTAAACGTATCCAGAATTGATCAGTGCATCATCTCATTTTTATGTTCTCAGGTTATGGTGAGCAAAACCCTGCTTTTGGTGGTCGCATGACTGGTAATTTTCCAGTACCCGAAGGACCACCAACTCCTGGACCACTTGTTCCTGGGTTGACTCGAAATGAAGGAACTATTCCTGGTGTTGGAGTTGCTATGCCATTCTCTCTTGATGCATCAAATCAGGGGGAGCAGCAACAACCTCATGCACTTTCGATGCCTTTAGGTGCTCCTCCTCTCCCACCTGGTCCCCACCCCTCTCTTCTTGCTGTGAATCAGCAGCAACAATATCAGCAAAATCCTCAACAGATGCCACAACAGCAACACCAACACCAAGGTCACCCGCAACAAATGCCCCCTATGCCTATGGCACCTCCAAATATGCCACAGCTGCAGCCTCCATCCCATTTACCCTTGCTGCCACATCCTCATTTACATCGACCGCCACCCCAAATGCCCCCACTTGGTATGCCATCTTCAGGGCCGGGATCTTTGTCTATGCCTTCATCGGTTCCTACCTCACATTCAATGCCAATggtatgccttttttttttttttcacaaaattatttattaCATTATTCACATCTTATTTTTATAAGTTGGATCTGCCTGGAATATTGCCATAAAAGTTAGACATATTCTTATTTCAAGAAATGGGGAAAGATTACATTCGGTTTCAGAACGATCCTTGTTGACTATGTACTCCTGGAAAATCTCATAGTCGGTGATAATTAATAGTTTGGTTCTGTAGGGAATTCAAGGTTCAATGAATCAGATGGGTCACCCATTGCCACAAGGTCATTTTATGGGCATGAACCCAATGCACTCGGGATCTCTACCTACAAGCAGTGGAGGTTTTCCAAATGGTATGCCAAACATGCAGGGTCCAACAAATGCCAGTGGACCTCAAATGTATCCTCAGGGTGGCACCTTCAATCGGGGTCAACCTGGGCAAATTCCCATGCATCCGGGGTATAATCCTTACCAGGTAAGAAGACAATAGTTTATACCTCGGTGGTACAGAAATTTTCATAAATCTCATCATTAACTGGGTAAAAGCTAATGTGTCCTTGTCTTGCGTATTGCAGGCTAGGGGTCAATCTGGTATGCCCCAACCTCCACCAGGGCCACCTCCACACGGACAAACACCTCAGTAGACCATTTTATTTCGGCCTTAGCTTCTTTAAGCCTCCGTACCTCCTCTCTCCCTTCAGGCCAGCTTATTTACATGTAAATCATGTCATTCGGCTTGGTAGTCTTTTACTTCAGCATATAATTGAATCATTGAGATAGCTTTGGTCGAGCAAACAGAAATGTTGCACTTAGCGTTGTGCGTCTGCTGGTGGCTTCTCTAGTCTGCCATAAAATCCCAGGTTAATCCCGGCAGAGTGGAAGCTCCTTTGAAGCTGGAGTATGGATATGCGTCTTTTGTTCGTTTTTGTTTATGTACTGCGGCCTAGAATCGACTCTTCGAGATCGTTTTGCTGGAGCAAACAAGAGATTCATTAAAATTGTTATGCTCGTTTTGGCTTTTgtgttgttatttattttttcttgaatGAGAAATTTGGACCAGAAAAAGAAATCAGTGGCCATGTTCTTGTAATCAGTagagatttttgttttcaaaaaattgaGATTTAATTAAATACGAAAAGAAACGTTTGCATCAACAACCAAGATGTTGAAAAAACCAAATAGGCTCAAAAAATTATCCCATGTATGTGTCTTGatgatctttttatttttattttattttttatccacCGTAGAAGTGGAGGAATAAATTAGTATTAAATTCGATATTTATAAGATTCCAACCTAAAAAGCATAAGAAGTCATTGAGTGTGTGGCTCCATCACACAATGTTGCATTGAATAAAACACCAATGACTTCGAATATTGTGCTAACCGTTGTGTATCAAATATTAGGCCGCCCAAAACTACATGTATTTGAGGCTCTGCTCCAATCATTCTGATGAGGCTTAATTACGAACATACCTTTCAAAACTTATAGTTTCACTTTGACCCTAAAACTACATTCTACTT contains the following coding sequences:
- the LOC137733980 gene encoding flowering time control protein FY-like, yielding MMYPDPQQQHHQQQLQQQHPQHQQQQHPQQHQQYQQQHPQQGGEFHRGPPPPAPMMRQPSASSTNMPPEYHNQPGLAPPLPPYDAHGDSFPGKRMRKLTHRRAVDYTSTVVRYMQIRMWQRDARDRTVLQPTPAAAIDMLPPVAYTDNPSTSFAAKFVHTSLNKNRCSINRVLWTPTGRRLITGSQSGEFTLWNGQSFNFEMILQAHDQAIRSMVWSHNDNWMVSGDDGGAIKYWQNNMNNVKANKSAHKESVRDLSFCKTDLKFCSCSDDNTVKVWDFARCQEERTLTGHGWDVKSVDWHPTKSLLVSGGKDNLVKLWDAKSGRELCSFHGHKNMVLSVKWNQNGNWVLTASKDQIIKVYDIRAMKELASFRGHRKDVTALAWHPFHEEYFVSGSSDGSIYHWLVGHETPQVEILNAHDHSVWDLAWHPIGYLLCSGSNDHTTKFWCRNRPGDTGRDKFNPGQNQGYGEQNPAFGGRMTGNFPVPEGPPTPGPLVPGLTRNEGTIPGVGVAMPFSLDASNQGEQQQPHALSMPLGAPPLPPGPHPSLLAVNQQQQYQQNPQQMPQQQHQHQGHPQQMPPMPMAPPNMPQLQPPSHLPLLPHPHLHRPPPQMPPLGMPSSGPGSLSMPSSVPTSHSMPMGIQGSMNQMGHPLPQGHFMGMNPMHSGSLPTSSGGFPNGMPNMQGPTNASGPQMYPQGGTFNRGQPGQIPMHPGYNPYQARGQSGMPQPPPGPPPHGQTPQ